CAGGGTAGATTCTGCGGTCGGCGATACTGCGCGCTAGCACAATTTCGCTATTGCCTGTGCCTTTAAATTCCTCAAAAATCACTTCGTCCATTCTTGAGCCTGTCTCAATAAGCGCTGTGGCGATGATAGTAAGACTGCCGCCCTGCTCGATATTACGCGCTGCGCCAAAAAATCTCTTAGGCTTATGGAGCGCATTAGCATCAACGCCCCCGCTTAACACCTTGCCGCTTGATGGCGTGGCGGCATTATAAGCGCGCGCTAAACGCGTGATAGAATCTAGCAAGATCACCACATCTTTGCCCATTTCAACTTTGCGCTTTGCAGATTCTATAACTAAATCGGCTACGCGAATATGATTAGTCGCTGGCATATCAAATGTGGAGCTAAACACCTGCCCTTTTACGCTGCGCTCCATATCTGTTACTTCCTCTGGTCGCTCATCAACAAGCAGCACCATAAGTTCGACTTCGGGGTGATTTTTAGCAATGCCATGGGCTAGCTCTTTCATAAGCTCTGTTTTGCCTGTGCGCGGCGGGGCGACTATAAGCGCGCGCTGTCCTTTGCCAATAGGGCTAAATAAATCAAGCATACGCCCTGTAACTTTGTCTTTTTCATATTCGAGTTTTAGCTGGTGGTTAGGAAATAGGGGAGTTAGATTATCAAAAAGGGGGC
The sequence above is drawn from the Helicobacter jaachi genome and encodes:
- the rho gene encoding transcription termination factor Rho, with the protein product MADNKRTHTPVEGYQLEELRTKSIKHLINIAEEVGVENPSDYRRQDLIFEILKAQVNQGGYILFSGILEITNEGYGFLRALTESLADSQNDTYVSQSQIRRFALRNGDIVTGQVRAPKDQERYYALLKIEAINYMSLEENKNRPLFDNLTPLFPNHQLKLEYEKDKVTGRMLDLFSPIGKGQRALIVAPPRTGKTELMKELAHGIAKNHPEVELMVLLVDERPEEVTDMERSVKGQVFSSTFDMPATNHIRVADLVIESAKRKVEMGKDVVILLDSITRLARAYNAATPSSGKVLSGGVDANALHKPKRFFGAARNIEQGGSLTIIATALIETGSRMDEVIFEEFKGTGNSEIVLARSIADRRIYPAFDVLKSGTRKDDLLLGKENLTKIWMLRNVMHTMDDVEALTFIYSKMKQTQNNEEFLNMMNAQE